The following coding sequences lie in one Deltaproteobacteria bacterium genomic window:
- a CDS encoding multidrug transporter has translation MHAGRSYSLTEITLWTRRETVVFLVVAALPKLLDALGLQLPALPWAPLAIVGTAVAFLTGFKGNAAYGRLWEARQIWGGIVNSSRTWAIAVLDYVSKTDDGGTRRALVHRHLAWLVAMRYQLREPRVWETMNLPHQIEYRARTYTLPEAAQPLEAALAEFLEPDELARVLAKKNRATHVLALQSAALRRLADDGALTELRHIEMMTILSTLYDHQGRCERIKNFPYPRQYATLNLIFVWMFIVLLPFALHPEFRDLGPVASWLSVPLGALIAWVFHTMDKIGSTSENPFEGGPNDVPITAMSRGIEIDLLEMIDAPQVPAAIGPIHAILM, from the coding sequence ATGCACGCGGGCCGGAGCTATTCACTCACCGAGATCACCCTGTGGACGCGACGGGAGACCGTGGTCTTCTTGGTGGTCGCGGCGCTGCCGAAGCTGTTGGACGCGTTAGGGCTGCAGTTGCCGGCGTTGCCGTGGGCACCGCTGGCGATCGTCGGCACGGCGGTCGCGTTCCTCACCGGCTTCAAGGGGAACGCGGCCTACGGCCGACTGTGGGAGGCGCGGCAGATCTGGGGCGGCATCGTGAACAGCAGCCGCACGTGGGCGATCGCCGTGCTCGACTACGTGTCGAAGACCGACGACGGCGGCACGCGACGGGCGCTGGTGCATCGCCACCTCGCGTGGCTGGTCGCGATGCGCTACCAGCTACGCGAGCCGCGGGTGTGGGAGACCATGAATCTTCCGCATCAGATCGAGTACCGCGCGCGCACGTACACACTGCCCGAGGCCGCGCAGCCGCTCGAGGCCGCCTTGGCCGAGTTCCTCGAGCCCGACGAGCTCGCGCGGGTGCTGGCGAAGAAGAATCGCGCGACCCACGTGCTGGCCCTGCAATCGGCCGCGCTGCGGCGGCTCGCCGACGACGGCGCGCTCACCGAGCTGCGCCACATCGAGATGATGACGATCTTGTCGACGCTCTACGATCACCAGGGCCGCTGCGAACGCATCAAGAACTTCCCCTACCCGCGGCAGTACGCAACGTTGAACCTGATCTTCGTGTGGATGTTCATCGTGCTGCTGCCATTTGCGCTGCACCCGGAGTTCCGCGATCTCGGACCTGTGGCGTCGTGGCTGTCGGTGCCGCTGGGCGCCCTCATCGCGTGGGTCTTCCACACGATGGACAAGATCGGAAGCACCTCCGAGAACCCCTTCGAAGGCGGCCCGAACGACGTGCCGATCACGGCGATGAGCCGCGGGATCGAGATCGACCTGCTCGAGATGATCGACGCGCCGCAGGTGCCGGCGGCGATCGGGCCGATCCACGCCATCCTCATGTGA
- a CDS encoding transposase, protein MALRIGRTSEVGASSRRGATHVDVEPERFLARLVGLVPPPRQHQVCYFGVFSNHHALRSLLRPAGAPRECDPAHAGAHVRHAGPAPVAALDFAAQHRRVVTPRTQGGLE, encoded by the coding sequence ATGGCGTTGCGGATTGGACGCACAAGTGAGGTCGGGGCGTCCTCGCGGCGAGGCGCGACCCACGTCGATGTCGAGCCCGAGCGCTTCCTCGCCCGCCTGGTCGGCCTGGTGCCGCCGCCGCGGCAGCATCAGGTCTGCTACTTCGGTGTCTTCTCGAACCATCACGCACTGCGCTCGCTGCTGCGGCCCGCAGGAGCGCCCCGCGAGTGCGACCCCGCCCACGCAGGTGCCCATGTTCGACACGCCGGGCCTGCGCCCGTGGCCGCCCTCGACTTCGCAGCTCAACACCGGCGCGTCGTCACCCCACGCACCCAAGGCGGGCTCGAGTGA
- a CDS encoding transposase, producing the protein MGANGRRATSRMLRYMLRPPFAHDAVRALADGRVRILFEVPTRQGATHVDVEPERFLARLVGLVPPPRQHQVRYFGVFSNHHALRSLLRPAGAPASATPPTQVPMFDTAGLRPWPPSTSHSQHRRVVTPRTLTEGAQGPHRLGQTTGARVCHRRHRLPTMRWAGAHHRCHHRRRRDRSSAPRCKAAASSAPARTTRFLRPLNLQTRGTAGASSDRRRTVAPLTAPRHRFARRVLPSDARPRRRSRSAPRPSAILPAPSSARTLARSLSHCTHEPRLRYPLQTS; encoded by the coding sequence ATGGGCGCGAACGGCCGCCGCGCGACGTCACGGATGCTCCGCTACATGCTGCGGCCACCGTTCGCCCATGACGCTGTCCGAGCCCTCGCAGATGGTCGTGTCCGCATCCTCTTCGAGGTGCCCACGCGCCAAGGCGCGACCCACGTCGATGTCGAGCCCGAGCGCTTCCTCGCCCGCCTGGTCGGCCTGGTGCCGCCGCCGCGGCAGCATCAGGTGCGGTACTTCGGTGTCTTCTCGAACCATCACGCCCTGCGCTCGCTGCTGCGGCCCGCAGGAGCGCCCGCGAGTGCGACCCCGCCCACGCAGGTGCCGATGTTCGACACGGCGGGCCTGCGTCCGTGGCCGCCTTCGACTTCGCATTCTCAACACCGGCGCGTCGTCACCCCACGCACCCTGACAGAGGGGGCCCAAGGCCCGCATCGGCTGGGCCAAACTACTGGCGCGCGTGTTTGCCATCGACGTCACCGTCTGCCGACGATGCGGTGGGCCGGTGCGCATCATCGCTGCCATCACCGACGCCGACGAGATCGCTCGTCTGCTCCACGGTGCAAGGCCGCCGCCTCGTCCGCACCCGCCCGGACAACTCGGTTTCTTCGACCCTTGAACCTCCAAACGCGCGGCACCGCCGGAGCGTCGTCGGACCGTCGCCGGACCGTCGCGCCCCTGACAGCACCACGCCACCGTTTCGCGCGCCGGGTCCTTCCCAGCGACGCCCGCCCACGACGACGCTCCCGCAGCGCACCACGGCCAAGCGCAATCCTCCCCGCCCCTAGCTCAGCACGTACGCTGGCTCGCAGCCTCAGCCACTGCACGCACGAACCACGTCTCCGATACCCGCTTCAAACCTCTTAG
- a CDS encoding type II toxin-antitoxin system PemK/MazF family toxin — MQPGARRIDRGDLYWVAAADDRGVPGLAHPHVVVQDDVFNHSRVHSIVVCALTSNPRRASEPGNVLLDAGEGGLERPSIVVVSQIDAVDRERLGAYIGRLSAARVAQILAGLRLQQTSFFDRP, encoded by the coding sequence GTGCAGCCCGGCGCACGGCGCATCGATCGCGGCGACCTCTACTGGGTCGCCGCCGCCGACGATCGTGGCGTCCCCGGCCTCGCGCATCCCCACGTGGTCGTGCAGGACGATGTGTTCAACCATTCGCGGGTGCACTCGATCGTCGTGTGTGCGTTGACCTCGAACCCGCGCCGCGCCAGCGAGCCGGGCAACGTGTTGCTCGACGCCGGCGAGGGTGGGCTCGAGCGGCCGAGCATCGTGGTGGTCTCACAGATCGACGCGGTGGATCGCGAGCGGCTCGGCGCGTACATCGGCAGGTTGTCCGCCGCACGCGTCGCGCAGATCCTCGCGGGGCTGCGCCTGCAACAGACGTCGTTCTTCGACCGCCCGTGA
- a CDS encoding leucine-rich repeat domain-containing protein, with amino-acid sequence MPKLKPKDPLAAVRSHPEKVKKLEINPADARNNGFEVKPLKAFPEEVLACKNLVSLEIFRGITGPVTIPDGIGKLRNLEVLMLGGLSLRAVPKAIGDLSKLKTLSLDYNASLAALPDTIGRLKNLETISFTDTRIRELPKALFDCKRLKRLDLRGIAKVPPGLGKLTNLEELYIQASALAGVGAEIGRLTKLKTLFVDGKGAVPAAVFSLSGVTTLQLRGLGLKELPPLGGLKKLVRLDISDNKLTSVSPAIASLPALEVLDFSGNPLPIEEKRIVDAMMKVSPAKRASKLGAAKPKPAAKAKTATKTKKAGARKAQPRPKAPRRFGSVVSENPSLVIRIGEKDSKKRPVTVSLDVGQGIAHVWAAGNDGRLAVTEMVLEGEESDMSADDRELFFEFIRAPLAKGAKLVGKFDIEDDDDWMIQLAPAKGDAEEDGVVVDVVSTSWKVMLEPEVRAAWGKGRRCLLVPA; translated from the coding sequence GTGCCGAAGCTCAAGCCGAAGGATCCGCTCGCCGCCGTCCGCTCTCATCCCGAGAAGGTGAAGAAGCTCGAGATCAACCCGGCGGACGCGCGGAACAATGGCTTCGAGGTGAAGCCCCTGAAGGCGTTCCCCGAGGAGGTCCTGGCGTGCAAGAACCTCGTGTCGCTCGAGATCTTTCGCGGCATCACCGGCCCAGTGACGATCCCCGACGGCATCGGGAAGCTGAGGAACCTCGAAGTGCTCATGCTTGGCGGTCTCTCGCTGAGGGCGGTGCCAAAGGCCATCGGCGACCTGTCGAAGCTGAAGACGCTGAGTCTCGACTACAATGCGTCGCTCGCGGCGCTCCCCGACACGATCGGTCGCCTGAAGAACCTCGAGACGATCAGCTTCACGGACACGAGGATTCGGGAGCTCCCCAAGGCTCTCTTCGACTGCAAGCGCCTGAAGCGACTCGATCTGCGTGGTATCGCGAAGGTGCCGCCTGGACTCGGCAAGCTCACCAACCTGGAAGAGCTCTACATCCAGGCGAGCGCGCTCGCGGGGGTCGGCGCAGAGATCGGCAGGCTCACGAAGCTGAAGACGCTGTTCGTCGACGGGAAGGGCGCGGTGCCTGCGGCCGTCTTCTCGCTCTCGGGAGTGACGACGCTCCAACTCCGGGGCCTCGGTCTGAAGGAGCTCCCGCCACTGGGCGGCCTGAAGAAGCTCGTTCGACTCGACATCAGCGACAACAAGCTGACTTCGGTCTCTCCGGCGATCGCGAGCCTGCCGGCGCTCGAGGTCCTCGACTTCAGCGGCAATCCGCTTCCGATCGAAGAGAAGCGCATCGTCGACGCGATGATGAAGGTCTCGCCTGCGAAGCGCGCTTCGAAGCTCGGCGCCGCGAAGCCGAAGCCCGCCGCAAAGGCGAAGACAGCCACCAAGACGAAGAAGGCTGGAGCCCGGAAGGCGCAACCTCGCCCCAAGGCGCCTCGGCGATTCGGCAGCGTCGTGAGCGAGAACCCCTCGCTCGTGATTCGCATCGGCGAGAAGGACTCGAAGAAGAGGCCGGTCACGGTCAGCCTCGACGTGGGACAAGGCATCGCGCACGTCTGGGCCGCGGGCAACGACGGCCGCCTCGCGGTCACGGAGATGGTGCTCGAAGGAGAAGAGTCGGACATGAGCGCGGACGATCGGGAGCTCTTCTTCGAGTTCATCCGCGCTCCGCTGGCCAAGGGAGCGAAGCTGGTCGGAAAGTTCGACATCGAAGACGACGACGACTGGATGATCCAGCTCGCGCCCGCGAAGGGCGACGCAGAGGAAGACGGCGTGGTCGTCGATGTCGTCAGCACGAGCTGGAAGGTCATGCTCGAGCCCGAGGTGCGCGCCGCGTGGGGCAAGGGCCGCCGCTGTCTCCTGGTTCCAGCCTGA
- a CDS encoding DUF3626 domain-containing protein produces the protein MPLPHLSLAQRGALEHVAAQARRRRAEAVALQDHIRRMSDISAGDFREAALSLERHARVALHFHPDRPDAAGDTVAQALLRDGVYRSQYETGLSNGGLSAHPGGRRDLCEELLFGGAYHAPDTTAAERPKYGALGILRHADGPSPRFGSCYLVLAAAVGPRCTFTYLDSHEAAVERGTLDEFDDVFAAVLRSVFDHGMALGESDLTVPNLVHRLRCDLSAPLHDLRRLRVARNLNHYVEAQVHGDVVLERDVDALVADPSFRDAETGRVLAELCVRNAITLHWHPGFVLSCDDVPRDFRGHTMPSLAQRVARSGIVDARAIGAAVTDLRVNPGAWCDRGRPEDVLQELKLLWHVLVKYGTPA, from the coding sequence ATGCCTCTGCCACACCTGTCACTCGCCCAGCGTGGCGCCCTCGAGCACGTGGCCGCGCAAGCCAGGCGACGCCGAGCCGAAGCGGTGGCGCTGCAGGATCACATCCGGCGCATGAGCGACATCTCGGCCGGTGACTTCCGCGAGGCGGCGCTCAGCCTCGAGCGGCATGCTCGGGTAGCGCTTCACTTCCATCCCGACCGTCCCGACGCGGCAGGGGACACCGTCGCCCAAGCCTTGCTGCGCGATGGTGTCTATCGCAGTCAATACGAGACGGGTCTGTCGAACGGCGGTCTGTCCGCCCACCCTGGCGGGCGGCGGGATCTGTGCGAGGAGCTGCTCTTCGGTGGCGCCTACCATGCGCCCGACACGACGGCCGCCGAGCGACCGAAGTACGGTGCGCTCGGCATCCTGCGCCACGCGGACGGTCCTTCACCGCGGTTCGGCTCCTGCTACCTCGTGCTCGCCGCTGCGGTTGGACCGCGCTGCACGTTCACCTATCTGGATTCCCACGAAGCGGCAGTCGAGCGGGGGACCCTCGACGAGTTCGACGACGTATTCGCGGCAGTGCTGCGCAGCGTCTTCGATCACGGGATGGCTCTGGGCGAGTCCGATCTGACCGTGCCAAACCTGGTTCATCGCCTGCGCTGCGACCTGTCGGCGCCGCTCCACGATCTTCGGCGACTCCGCGTCGCCAGGAACCTCAATCACTACGTAGAGGCTCAGGTCCACGGCGATGTGGTGCTGGAGCGAGATGTCGATGCGCTCGTGGCCGACCCATCGTTTCGCGACGCGGAGACAGGTCGCGTGCTCGCCGAGCTGTGCGTGCGCAACGCGATCACGCTTCACTGGCATCCGGGGTTCGTGCTCTCCTGCGATGACGTCCCCCGTGACTTCCGTGGCCATACGATGCCCTCGCTCGCACAGCGAGTTGCGCGGTCCGGCATCGTCGACGCGCGGGCGATCGGCGCCGCGGTCACCGACCTGCGGGTGAATCCAGGTGCGTGGTGCGATCGCGGGCGCCCCGAGGACGTCTTGCAGGAACTGAAGCTCCTGTGGCACGTGCTGGTGAAGTACGGGACGCCGGCGTGA
- a CDS encoding S-layer protein, giving the protein MLASPRLLRALVLFAGSFAIACGDTNEPADDGGDSGSSDAGSASQGSATTASSSAGSMTGASATDGTTATDGTTVSTTVGSDDSSGGDSDGSSDSGSDTGGAAACGDAVEIPYEVAFATYLGGGADWEHARDAAVLPDGSVVVVGGTASNDFPVTPGAADGSFGGGGGATGGHGDSDVFVAKFTSDGTLEWATYLGGPNYDRAYAVEVDGNGDVLVSGRAGPGFPVTAGVFQTEYLGNDSGFYGLQNGFIAKIAGDGGTVQWASYFSVGHLIRDFALDDDGDIYAAMTYQPGAQGTAPWLGAAVANAYQPMRHDDSESGVAKISGDGTQVLWATWLGGTGAESGIASVRVDDQERPYVATFTDSTDLPTTGTGVTTSNAGGVDLYVARLSADGSALEMGAYIGGSGDEYFETHAIGLGAGDLFIGGGTASTDLPTTPGAHQPQYGGGAMDAFVARLTTEGTLVAATYYGGSGNEGPDGVSVTAAGEVLFTGETTSTDLPSTAGAYQPSFGGNRDAYAIRFGADLDAPRYASYFGGGAYDNGRGATLADDCTAVIVGAADGAGFPTTNAWQPAFAGGPDQWGNGDAFVVVLR; this is encoded by the coding sequence ATGCTCGCTTCGCCTCGCCTTCTTCGCGCCCTCGTCCTCTTCGCCGGCTCGTTCGCGATCGCCTGTGGTGACACCAACGAACCGGCCGACGACGGTGGCGACTCGGGCTCGAGTGACGCCGGTTCGGCGAGTCAGGGCTCCGCGACGACCGCGTCGAGCAGCGCGGGATCGATGACCGGCGCGAGCGCGACCGATGGCACCACGGCAACCGACGGCACCACGGTGTCCACGACCGTGGGTAGCGATGATTCGAGTGGCGGTGACAGCGATGGTTCGAGCGACAGCGGTAGCGACACGGGTGGCGCGGCCGCATGTGGCGATGCGGTCGAGATTCCCTACGAGGTCGCGTTCGCCACGTACCTCGGTGGCGGCGCCGACTGGGAGCACGCGCGCGACGCTGCAGTCCTCCCCGACGGCTCGGTGGTGGTCGTCGGAGGCACGGCCTCGAACGATTTCCCGGTGACCCCCGGCGCCGCCGATGGCTCGTTCGGGGGAGGCGGCGGTGCGACCGGTGGCCACGGCGACAGCGATGTCTTCGTCGCCAAGTTCACCAGCGACGGCACGCTCGAGTGGGCGACCTATCTCGGCGGCCCCAACTACGATCGCGCCTACGCCGTCGAGGTCGACGGCAACGGCGACGTGCTCGTCTCGGGCCGTGCTGGGCCCGGCTTTCCGGTGACCGCCGGCGTGTTCCAGACCGAGTATCTCGGCAACGACTCGGGTTTCTACGGCCTTCAGAATGGGTTCATCGCCAAGATCGCCGGCGACGGTGGCACCGTGCAATGGGCCAGCTACTTCAGCGTCGGCCACCTCATCCGCGACTTCGCTCTCGACGATGACGGCGACATCTATGCCGCGATGACCTACCAGCCCGGCGCCCAGGGGACCGCGCCGTGGCTCGGTGCCGCCGTCGCGAATGCGTACCAACCGATGCGGCACGACGATTCGGAATCGGGCGTCGCAAAGATCAGCGGTGACGGCACGCAGGTGCTGTGGGCGACCTGGCTCGGCGGCACCGGGGCCGAGTCGGGCATCGCGTCGGTTCGCGTCGATGACCAGGAGCGGCCGTATGTCGCGACCTTCACCGACTCGACCGATCTACCGACCACCGGCACCGGCGTCACGACGTCGAACGCCGGCGGCGTCGATCTCTACGTCGCACGGCTCTCCGCCGACGGCAGCGCACTCGAGATGGGCGCCTACATCGGCGGCAGCGGCGACGAGTACTTCGAGACCCACGCGATCGGCCTCGGTGCCGGTGACCTCTTCATCGGCGGCGGCACGGCATCGACGGACCTCCCCACCACGCCCGGCGCCCACCAGCCACAGTACGGCGGCGGCGCGATGGATGCCTTCGTCGCGCGCCTCACCACCGAGGGCACGCTCGTCGCCGCCACCTACTATGGCGGCAGCGGCAACGAGGGCCCCGACGGCGTCTCGGTCACCGCGGCGGGCGAGGTCCTGTTCACCGGAGAGACCACCTCGACCGATCTGCCGAGCACGGCCGGCGCCTACCAACCCAGCTTCGGCGGCAATCGTGATGCGTACGCGATTCGCTTCGGCGCCGATCTCGACGCGCCTCGCTACGCCTCGTACTTCGGCGGTGGCGCCTACGACAACGGCCGCGGCGCAACTCTGGCCGACGACTGCACCGCGGTGATCGTCGGCGCGGCCGATGGCGCCGGGTTCCCCACCACGAACGCCTGGCAGCCCGCGTTCGCCGGGGGGCCCGATCAGTGGGGCAACGGCGACGCCTTCGTGGTCGTGCTGCGCTGA
- a CDS encoding cytoplasmic protein produces the protein MNFDDEHERRKAAFPEAIRAAHGHSSHHRAELLASATCGCFYCCATFAPGEIDEWTDEVDDEGQTALCPRCGVDAVLGDRSGYPLSPEFLREMHRRWF, from the coding sequence ATGAACTTCGACGACGAGCACGAGCGCCGAAAGGCGGCCTTTCCGGAGGCGATCCGCGCCGCGCACGGGCACTCGAGCCATCATCGGGCTGAGCTGCTGGCGAGTGCGACGTGCGGCTGCTTCTACTGCTGCGCCACGTTCGCACCGGGCGAGATCGACGAGTGGACGGACGAAGTCGACGACGAGGGTCAGACTGCGCTCTGCCCACGGTGCGGAGTCGACGCGGTCCTCGGTGATCGATCGGGATACCCGCTGTCGCCGGAGTTCCTCCGGGAGATGCATCGCCGCTGGTTCTAA
- a CDS encoding ATP-dependent Clp protease proteolytic subunit, translating into MRAFIRDQLARLGLGRLAKHPPPNQVSSDADPGERPWSLGVEQSLQRREVSVTGMITDRSATTIIAQMLYLDAEDPAAPMTLRIDSPGGVATSTLAIYDAIQHVKAPVCTAVAGVAGGTAILIAVAGASGHRTATARSLYRFVRFRFRYRSEAAGRECDRLVDAFAAAIGRHTQLDRRAVARAMDREERMHALVALRRGFVDHVGGGDLLDGGR; encoded by the coding sequence ATGCGCGCGTTCATTCGTGATCAACTGGCCCGCTTGGGCTTGGGCAGACTCGCCAAGCACCCGCCTCCGAACCAGGTATCGTCAGATGCCGACCCCGGCGAGCGCCCCTGGTCGCTGGGAGTCGAGCAGAGCCTGCAGCGCCGAGAGGTCAGCGTGACGGGGATGATCACCGACCGGAGCGCGACGACGATCATCGCGCAGATGCTGTACCTCGACGCAGAGGATCCGGCGGCCCCGATGACCCTGCGCATCGACTCGCCCGGTGGCGTCGCGACATCGACGTTGGCGATCTACGACGCGATCCAGCACGTCAAGGCGCCGGTTTGCACCGCCGTCGCGGGCGTGGCCGGAGGAACGGCAATCCTGATCGCCGTCGCGGGCGCGTCCGGCCATCGCACCGCGACCGCGAGGTCGCTCTATCGCTTCGTCCGCTTCCGCTTCCGGTACAGAAGTGAAGCGGCGGGGCGCGAGTGCGATCGCCTGGTCGACGCGTTCGCGGCGGCGATCGGCAGGCACACGCAGCTCGATCGACGCGCGGTCGCCCGCGCGATGGATCGAGAGGAGCGGATGCATGCGCTCGTCGCGTTGCGACGTGGCTTCGTCGACCATGTCGGGGGCGGCGACCTACTCGATGGTGGTCGCTGA